The following proteins are encoded in a genomic region of Micrococcaceae bacterium Sec5.8:
- a CDS encoding PfkB family carbohydrate kinase gives MDAIPARRFDPLCSVRDPAAEGLDLLLTGTVFQDIIFTGLPHGPVAGTEIWSEGMGSCPGGVANQAIAASRLGLRTGLAAAFGDDGYGDYNWKILAGQEHVDLSLSRRVAGWHSPVTVSLSVEHDRSMVTHGHPAPVSSSELVGCPPPALAAVAELGEELEPWALDAHRAGVQLFGDVGWDPTGAWASSRLDNLQYFHAFMPNQHEAMNFTGHDNPWAALYALADRVPVAVVTLGPQGAMAVDSDTGEEEWVPSLPVSAFDPTGAGDCFGAAFIVGCLAGWPLGDRLRFANLCAALAVQEVGGSLAAPGWGDIADWWQRANARKERQSSQWLRRYRFLEDIIRDVPQEAQRRATATIAHLSDA, from the coding sequence ATGGACGCGATTCCGGCGCGGCGTTTTGACCCGCTTTGCTCCGTCCGCGACCCGGCGGCGGAGGGCCTCGATCTGCTGTTGACCGGGACTGTTTTCCAGGACATCATCTTTACCGGCCTGCCGCACGGGCCCGTCGCCGGAACCGAAATCTGGAGCGAGGGGATGGGCAGCTGCCCCGGCGGTGTGGCCAACCAGGCCATCGCCGCCTCACGGCTGGGGCTGCGGACCGGTCTGGCAGCCGCGTTCGGCGACGACGGGTACGGCGATTACAACTGGAAGATCCTGGCCGGGCAGGAGCACGTGGACCTGTCCCTGTCCCGGCGCGTGGCGGGCTGGCATTCGCCGGTCACAGTGTCCCTCAGCGTGGAGCACGACCGGTCCATGGTGACCCACGGCCACCCGGCCCCGGTGAGCTCCAGCGAACTGGTCGGCTGTCCGCCGCCGGCGCTCGCCGCCGTCGCGGAGCTCGGCGAGGAGCTGGAGCCGTGGGCGCTCGACGCGCACCGTGCGGGAGTTCAGCTGTTCGGCGACGTCGGCTGGGACCCCACCGGCGCCTGGGCCTCCTCCCGGCTCGATAACCTGCAGTACTTCCATGCCTTCATGCCCAACCAGCACGAGGCGATGAATTTCACCGGCCACGACAACCCGTGGGCGGCCCTCTACGCGTTGGCGGACCGGGTCCCGGTCGCCGTCGTAACCCTGGGCCCGCAGGGGGCCATGGCCGTGGACTCCGACACGGGTGAGGAGGAGTGGGTGCCGTCCTTGCCGGTGTCCGCCTTCGATCCGACCGGGGCGGGTGACTGTTTCGGCGCTGCTTTCATTGTGGGCTGCCTGGCCGGCTGGCCGCTCGGTGACAGGCTCCGTTTCGCCAATCTCTGCGCCGCCCTGGCCGTGCAGGAAGTCGGCGGCTCATTGGCAGCACCCGGGTGGGGGGACATCGCCGACTGGTGGCAGCGAGCCAACGCCCGGAAGGAGCGGCAGAGCAGCCAGTGGCTGCGGCGTTACCGCTTTCTCGAGGACATCATCCGGGACGTGCCGCAGGAGGCGCAACGGCGGGCGACGGCGACCATCGCGCACCTTTCCGACGCGTAG
- the tsaB gene encoding tRNA (adenosine(37)-N6)-threonylcarbamoyltransferase complex dimerization subunit type 1 TsaB yields MLILAIDTSAVASAALVSDDTPESVVGCFATADTRSHAEVLAPGIEALLDEAGLTGADVDAIVTGVGPGPFTGLRSGIVTARTLSFVWGKPLYGLMSLDAIALEVAESTDAAEEFLVATDARRKEVYWARYGLSPGQLPRLLEGPHVGAAAELPCLPVYGAGAGLYADVVTAVPEFSARQPEALSLGQFALARLAAGETLLDSTPLYLRESDAQVPGPRKRAL; encoded by the coding sequence ATGCTGATCCTCGCCATCGACACCTCAGCCGTGGCCAGCGCCGCGCTCGTCTCCGACGACACCCCGGAATCCGTCGTGGGATGCTTTGCCACCGCAGACACCAGAAGCCACGCCGAAGTCCTGGCCCCGGGCATTGAGGCTCTCCTCGACGAGGCCGGGCTCACCGGCGCCGACGTCGACGCGATCGTCACCGGGGTGGGACCGGGCCCCTTCACCGGGCTGCGGTCGGGGATCGTTACGGCCCGGACGCTCTCGTTCGTCTGGGGCAAACCGCTGTACGGCCTCATGAGCCTGGACGCCATCGCCCTGGAGGTGGCGGAATCCACCGACGCGGCCGAGGAATTCCTCGTCGCCACGGATGCCCGGCGCAAAGAGGTTTACTGGGCCCGGTACGGCCTTAGCCCCGGCCAGTTGCCCCGGCTGCTGGAGGGCCCGCACGTCGGTGCCGCGGCGGAGCTCCCGTGCCTCCCGGTCTACGGCGCCGGAGCCGGCCTCTATGCCGACGTTGTCACGGCCGTGCCGGAATTCAGCGCCCGCCAGCCGGAAGCCCTTTCCCTGGGCCAGTTCGCCCTGGCCCGGCTGGCGGCAGGGGAGACACTGCTCGATTCCACCCCGCTCTACCTGCGAGAGTCCGACGCCCAGGTCCCCGGACCGCGGAAGAGGGCGCTGTGA
- the mshA gene encoding D-inositol-3-phosphate glycosyltransferase encodes MSLIRRVAFLSLHTSPMEQPGSGDAGGMNVYIRALAAALAETGVEVEIFTRSTAAGQAAVEHPSPGVCVHNVAAGPARKLPKEELPELLHSMVAEIDRIRQLQPRGRYDVIHSHYWVSGVAGLELAGLWGLPLVHTMHTMAKVKNLLLVSGEQPEPRRREDGEQRIVDGATRLIANTGTEAAELVSHYNADNDHIDVAPPGVDLDVFTPAFRTRDRAAHGVPPGRFHLLFAGRIQRLKGPQVLIKAAALLRSRRPDIDLQLTIVGAVSGSKDFDLKSLITAAGMDDVVTHHPPVSAPKLAGWYRSADLVVMPSYSESFGLVALEAQACGTPVVATKVGGLSRAIFDGRTGLLVEGHRAADWADALEALYDDPATRADMGRAASLHAQEFGWQRTAAITLESYHTALSQYFGNLTIPAGHLPPAGTMGR; translated from the coding sequence ATGTCGCTGATCCGCCGCGTTGCATTCCTCTCGCTGCATACCTCTCCGATGGAGCAGCCCGGCTCCGGTGATGCCGGAGGCATGAACGTATACATCCGCGCACTCGCCGCGGCCCTTGCCGAAACCGGCGTCGAGGTGGAAATCTTCACCCGGTCCACAGCTGCCGGGCAGGCCGCCGTCGAGCACCCCTCCCCCGGCGTCTGCGTCCACAACGTCGCGGCCGGCCCCGCCCGGAAGCTGCCCAAGGAGGAACTGCCCGAACTGTTGCACAGCATGGTGGCCGAAATCGACCGGATCCGGCAACTGCAGCCGCGCGGCCGTTACGACGTCATCCACTCCCACTACTGGGTTTCCGGAGTGGCCGGGCTCGAGCTCGCGGGCCTGTGGGGCCTGCCACTGGTGCATACCATGCACACCATGGCCAAGGTGAAGAACCTGCTGCTGGTCTCCGGAGAACAGCCGGAACCGCGGCGGCGCGAAGACGGCGAGCAGCGGATCGTCGACGGCGCCACCCGGCTGATCGCCAACACGGGCACCGAGGCCGCGGAACTGGTCTCGCATTACAACGCGGACAACGACCACATCGATGTGGCCCCGCCCGGCGTGGACCTGGACGTCTTCACACCGGCGTTCCGCACCCGGGACCGGGCCGCCCACGGAGTGCCGCCGGGCCGCTTCCACCTGCTGTTTGCGGGGCGGATCCAGCGGCTGAAAGGTCCGCAGGTCCTGATCAAGGCCGCGGCCCTGCTGCGCTCCCGACGCCCGGACATCGATCTTCAACTGACCATTGTCGGGGCGGTCAGCGGGTCCAAGGACTTCGACCTGAAGTCCCTGATCACGGCCGCCGGGATGGACGACGTCGTCACCCACCACCCGCCGGTCAGCGCCCCGAAACTGGCGGGCTGGTACCGGTCCGCGGACCTCGTGGTGATGCCTTCCTACAGCGAATCCTTCGGTCTCGTGGCCCTGGAAGCCCAGGCCTGCGGAACGCCGGTGGTCGCCACCAAGGTGGGCGGGCTGTCCCGCGCCATTTTTGACGGCCGGACCGGGTTGCTGGTCGAGGGCCACCGGGCCGCCGACTGGGCTGACGCCCTGGAAGCCCTGTACGACGACCCGGCGACCCGTGCGGACATGGGCCGTGCCGCGTCATTGCACGCGCAGGAATTTGGCTGGCAACGCACCGCCGCCATCACGCTGGAGAGCTACCACACCGCGTTGAGCCAGTACTTTGGAAACCTGACCATTCCGGCAGG
- the tsaE gene encoding tRNA (adenosine(37)-N6)-threonylcarbamoyltransferase complex ATPase subunit type 1 TsaE, protein MSAAAWERTLEVGTAAETHALAAVLGTQLRAGDLLVLTGELGAGKTTFTQGLGEGLGVRAGIISPTFVLVRIHPNLPDGPRPGGPDLVHVDAYRLGSASEIDDIDLENTLDSAVTVVEWGRGRVEHLSENRLEIDLVRSMGGSASAPASNAAEPGTLDFDTGDDDEPRTVVIRGFGPRWEHPPVLPAASPPVLPPARETPSLTSPQTPEVT, encoded by the coding sequence GTGAGCGCCGCGGCCTGGGAGCGGACCCTTGAGGTCGGGACCGCGGCGGAAACCCATGCCCTGGCAGCCGTGCTCGGCACCCAGCTCCGGGCCGGTGACCTGCTGGTGCTTACCGGTGAACTGGGCGCGGGAAAGACCACCTTCACCCAGGGTCTGGGGGAGGGCCTTGGGGTGCGGGCCGGTATCATCTCACCGACCTTCGTGCTGGTCCGCATCCACCCGAACCTGCCCGACGGTCCCCGCCCCGGCGGCCCGGACCTGGTGCACGTCGACGCGTACCGGCTGGGATCCGCCTCGGAAATCGACGATATCGACTTGGAAAACACCCTCGACAGCGCCGTGACCGTAGTGGAGTGGGGCCGTGGCCGGGTGGAGCATCTCAGCGAGAACCGGCTCGAAATTGATCTGGTCCGCAGCATGGGCGGCAGTGCCAGCGCCCCGGCCAGCAACGCAGCGGAGCCAGGCACCCTGGACTTCGACACCGGGGACGACGACGAACCCCGCACCGTCGTGATCCGCGGCTTCGGTCCCCGCTGGGAGCATCCGCCGGTTCTGCCCGCGGCATCTCCGCCCGTCCTGCCCCCGGCGCGGGAAACCCCCAGCCTGACCTCGCCCCAGACTCCGGAAGTGACCTGA
- a CDS encoding GNAT family N-acetyltransferase encodes MSTRDAPGSAATGWDIRQATAEDWTAVWEILEPVIRAGETFTWDRLTSETQARERWFKQSPGQTFVAVGRGTLDGVVLGTGELHANQGGGGSHVANAGYMVHPAHGGRGLARALCAYSLDAARAAGFRAMQFNAVVESNVRAVAAWRSMGFEVLATIPDAFLHPVLGYVGLHVMYRKL; translated from the coding sequence GTGAGCACACGCGACGCACCCGGTTCCGCCGCCACCGGCTGGGACATCAGGCAGGCCACCGCGGAGGACTGGACCGCGGTCTGGGAGATCCTGGAGCCGGTCATTCGGGCCGGGGAGACCTTCACCTGGGACCGGCTCACCTCCGAGACCCAGGCCCGCGAGCGCTGGTTCAAGCAGTCCCCCGGCCAGACCTTCGTCGCGGTGGGCCGGGGGACGCTCGACGGCGTCGTCCTGGGCACCGGTGAGCTGCACGCGAACCAGGGCGGCGGCGGAAGCCACGTCGCCAACGCCGGATACATGGTCCACCCGGCGCACGGCGGCAGAGGGCTGGCCCGTGCCCTGTGCGCTTATTCGCTGGACGCGGCGCGGGCGGCCGGGTTCCGCGCCATGCAGTTCAACGCTGTCGTGGAAAGCAATGTCCGTGCCGTGGCTGCCTGGCGGTCCATGGGCTTCGAGGTGCTGGCCACCATCCCGGACGCGTTCCTCCACCCGGTCCTGGGGTACGTGGGCCTCCACGTGATGTACAGAAAGCTGTAA
- the alr gene encoding alanine racemase, translating to MTYPAATGGAQPGPEAQPAYAEERSAVIDLEAIRHNVRRLAAVASPAQVMAVVKADAYGHGAVPVARAALSAGARWLGTAHISEALALRAAGIDAPLLAWLHTPESNFAAAVAAGIDIGCSGWELERIVAAAREQERPARVHLKVDTGLGRNGATLDAWDGLVGEAMEYQDQGLLRVVGVFSHLAVADEPERPETDEQLAAFRAALAIARDAGVDPEVRHLANTPATFSRPDTHFDLVRVGLGLYGLSPFEGQTSDELGLRPAMTVRTVVSHCKDVPAGQGVSYGLNYRTRGTSTLGLIPLGYADGVPRIATGGPVRVQGVNYPVVGRIAMDQMVIDLGPLSVSAGGSSVLGAEAVLFGDGGDGGPTAEDWARAAGTNNYEIVTRISPRVPRRYVNEDPARDGSAE from the coding sequence GTGACTTACCCAGCAGCAACAGGCGGCGCCCAGCCCGGTCCGGAGGCACAGCCGGCCTATGCCGAGGAACGCTCGGCAGTAATCGACCTTGAAGCAATCCGGCACAACGTCCGCCGCCTTGCCGCCGTGGCATCACCGGCCCAGGTCATGGCAGTGGTCAAGGCCGACGCCTACGGCCACGGTGCCGTGCCGGTGGCCCGGGCAGCCCTCAGCGCCGGCGCCCGATGGCTGGGCACCGCCCACATTTCCGAGGCCCTGGCCCTGCGCGCCGCCGGAATCGACGCCCCGCTCCTGGCCTGGCTGCACACCCCGGAGAGCAACTTCGCAGCGGCCGTCGCTGCCGGGATCGACATCGGCTGCTCGGGCTGGGAGCTGGAGCGCATCGTGGCGGCCGCCCGTGAGCAGGAGCGGCCGGCCCGTGTGCACCTGAAAGTGGACACCGGGCTGGGCCGCAACGGAGCCACCCTGGACGCCTGGGACGGCCTTGTCGGCGAAGCCATGGAATACCAGGACCAAGGCCTGCTGCGGGTGGTGGGCGTGTTCTCCCACCTGGCCGTCGCGGACGAACCCGAGCGCCCGGAAACCGACGAACAGCTGGCAGCCTTCCGTGCCGCGCTTGCCATCGCCCGGGACGCCGGCGTTGATCCCGAGGTGCGGCACCTCGCCAACACTCCAGCCACTTTCTCCCGGCCCGACACCCACTTTGACCTGGTCCGGGTGGGGCTTGGGCTCTACGGACTGTCGCCGTTCGAGGGGCAGACTTCGGATGAGCTGGGCCTGCGTCCGGCCATGACGGTCCGGACCGTCGTCTCGCACTGCAAGGATGTGCCTGCCGGCCAGGGCGTCTCCTACGGTCTGAACTACCGCACCCGCGGCACCAGCACCCTTGGCTTGATCCCGCTGGGTTACGCCGACGGGGTCCCCCGGATCGCCACCGGCGGACCGGTCCGCGTCCAGGGCGTGAATTATCCTGTGGTGGGCCGTATTGCGATGGACCAGATGGTCATCGACCTGGGTCCGCTCAGCGTCTCCGCCGGCGGATCCAGCGTCCTGGGCGCCGAGGCCGTCCTGTTCGGCGACGGCGGCGACGGCGGGCCCACCGCAGAGGACTGGGCCCGCGCGGCGGGCACCAATAATTACGAGATTGTCACCCGGATCAGCCCCCGGGTGCCGCGCCGCTACGTCAACGAAGATCCTGCCCGCGACGGGTCCGCCGAGTGA
- a CDS encoding 6-phospho-beta-glucosidase — protein sequence MRLMIAGGGGFRVPLVYRALCAGPFAGLVRELVLYDVDSGRLAAISAVLAAFPDDRARPAAAPVVRPTTSLAEALRGTDAVFAAIRPGGTAGRTVDERVALDLGLLGQETTGAGGISYALRSIPRMLDLAAQMQRHCPEAWLLNFTNPAGMVTEALVPMLGPRVVGICDSASGLVHRAARAAGVPLGEGTLDGVGYYGLNHLGWLYRLESGGADALPGLLADAGALAGFEEGRLFGQSFLASLGCLPNEYLYYYYETGRALASIRSSAMTRGESIDRQQSGLYPRLAVAGPDAYRLWDAARRSREEGYLAEARTGGERRDETDLTGGGYERVALAVLRALAGGGPAELILNTSNSTSGSPGGVPAIPGLPVDAVVEVPGKVTADGVVPIPQGRPPAVQLALLRQIKDVERSVVAATRRGDGSTGPERRDAALAAFAGHPLVGSAALAGKLLAGYEEAFPELRELWRPEG from the coding sequence ATGCGGCTGATGATTGCCGGGGGCGGTGGATTCCGGGTACCGCTGGTCTACCGGGCGCTCTGCGCGGGCCCCTTCGCCGGGTTGGTCCGGGAACTGGTGCTGTACGACGTCGATTCCGGCCGGCTCGCCGCCATCAGCGCAGTCCTGGCCGCCTTCCCGGATGACCGCGCGCGTCCGGCAGCCGCTCCCGTGGTGCGGCCCACCACGTCACTGGCCGAGGCGTTGCGCGGCACCGATGCGGTGTTCGCGGCGATCCGGCCCGGCGGGACGGCCGGGCGCACCGTTGACGAGCGGGTGGCCCTGGACCTCGGGCTGCTGGGCCAGGAGACGACCGGAGCGGGCGGCATCTCCTACGCGCTGCGGTCCATCCCTCGCATGCTGGACCTTGCGGCCCAGATGCAGCGCCACTGTCCGGAGGCGTGGCTACTGAACTTCACCAACCCTGCCGGCATGGTCACCGAGGCGCTGGTTCCGATGCTTGGGCCCAGGGTAGTTGGCATCTGCGATTCGGCCAGCGGGCTGGTGCACCGGGCAGCGCGGGCGGCTGGAGTTCCGCTGGGGGAGGGAACGCTCGACGGCGTCGGGTACTACGGGTTGAACCATCTCGGCTGGCTGTACCGGCTGGAGTCCGGCGGGGCCGACGCGCTGCCGGGGCTGCTGGCTGACGCCGGCGCTTTGGCCGGCTTCGAGGAAGGGCGGCTGTTCGGGCAATCCTTCCTCGCGTCCCTCGGCTGCCTCCCCAACGAATACCTCTACTACTACTACGAGACCGGGCGCGCTTTGGCCAGCATCCGGTCCTCCGCCATGACCCGCGGTGAGTCCATCGACCGGCAGCAGTCCGGGCTTTATCCACGTCTCGCCGTGGCGGGCCCGGACGCCTACCGGTTGTGGGATGCCGCGCGCCGGTCCCGTGAAGAGGGCTATCTCGCCGAGGCCCGGACCGGCGGCGAACGCCGGGATGAAACGGATTTGACCGGCGGCGGCTATGAACGGGTCGCCCTCGCCGTGTTGCGCGCCCTCGCCGGCGGCGGGCCCGCCGAGCTGATTTTAAACACCTCCAACAGCACCAGCGGCTCCCCCGGCGGCGTACCTGCGATTCCCGGGCTGCCGGTGGACGCCGTCGTCGAGGTTCCCGGCAAGGTGACGGCCGACGGCGTCGTCCCCATACCGCAGGGACGCCCGCCGGCGGTGCAGTTGGCCCTCCTGCGGCAGATCAAGGACGTCGAACGGTCCGTCGTCGCGGCCACCCGCCGGGGCGACGGGTCAACGGGGCCGGAACGCCGGGACGCTGCCCTGGCGGCGTTCGCGGGGCATCCACTGGTCGGCTCCGCGGCCCTCGCCGGAAAACTTCTGGCCGGGTATGAAGAGGCGTTTCCGGAATTGCGGGAGCTTTGGCGCCCGGAGGGGTGA